The Niabella beijingensis genomic interval ATCAATGTAGGTGGAAAAGGTACGGTTTCTGTTGACGGAAAGAAATTTTCTCTTGAAAAACTGGATTGTCTGTATGTAGGCCGTGGTGCCAAAAAAGTAAATTTCAGCAGCAACGGAAAAAAAGATCCTGCTGTTTTTTACCTCCTGTCGGCACCGGCACATCAGGAATATCCCACCACCAAATACACCAAGGAGCAGGCTGCTCCGGTAACACTGGGTGATATCACTACATCGAACAAACGGACGATCTACAAATACATCCATGAAGAAGGTATCCAAAGCTGCCAGCTGGTGATGGGACTGACGGTTTTGGAGACGGGCAGCGTATGGAACTCTGTTCCGCCGCACACACACACCCGCAGAACGGAGATCTATTTTTATTTCGATCTGCCGGAAGACCAGCGTCTGTTTCATATGATGGGTGAACCACAGCAGACCCGCCACATTATCATGAAAAACCAGGAGGCGGTTATTTCTCCTCCCTGGAGCATGCACTTTGGTTGCGGCACTTCCAACTATGGATTTATCTGGGGGATGGCCGGTGAGAACAAACAGTATACGGACATGGATCCTGCGCCGATAAAAACATTGTTGTAGGTCTCAAATCTCATCCCGATAACTATCGGGACGCAATTCTCAACTTACAAATCAGAAAATCTCAAATAATATTATGTCTAAAAAAGTTGTTACGCTCGGCGAGATCATGCTTCGCTTATCCACACCGGGTTTTGAGCGTTTTGTTCAGTCGGATTCTTTTGATGTTACCTACGGCGGCGGTGAGGCCAATGTAGCAGTGGCGCTTTCCAATTATGGACTCAATGGGTATTTTGTTTCAAAAGTACCGGATAATGCTATAGGGCAGGCGGCCATCAACCACCTGCGCCGTTATGGAGTGAATACCGATTTTGTAGCACGTGGCGGCGACCGGCTGGGGATCTACTTCCTGGAAACCGGCGCATCCATGCGGGCTTCCCAGGTGATTTACGACCGGGCAGGTGCGGCCATTGCCGATGCAGATGTGAATGAGTTTGATTTTGATAAGCTTCTGGAGGGGGCAGATTGGTTCCATACTACAGGGATCACACCTGCGCTGAGCGATAAGGCTGCAGCACTGACGGAGGCTGCGCTCAAAGCAGCAAAGGCAAAAGGAATTACAACAAGTATCGACCTGAACTACCGCAAAAAACTTTGGAGCAAAGAGAAGGCACGTGAAGTGATGAGTGAGCTGTGTAAATATGTAGACGTTTGTATCGGCAATGAGGAAGATGCCGAAACCACACTGGGCTTCAAAGCGAAGGATACCGATATTACAAAAGGAGAACTGAACCTGGAAGGTTACAAAGATGTGATCCGCCAGATGAAAGAGAAATTCAATTTTAAATACATCGCCTCTTCTCTCAGGGAGAGCTACAGCGCCAGTGATAATGGCTGGAGCGCGCTGGTTTCCGATGGAACAGATTTTTATCATACCAAAAAATACAATGTACGCATCGTAGACCGTGTAGGAAGCGGCGATAGTTTTGCCAGTGGTCTGATCTATGGCCTGATTACCGGTATGAGTATGGCGGATGCAGCAGAATTCGGCGTAGCGGCTTCTGCATTAAAACATACCATACCCGGCGATCTGAATCATGCTACACTAAGCGATGTTCAGGGGCTGATGAAAGGAGATGCCAGCGGCCGCGTACAGCGATGATGCCCGGTGTTTATGAATACTGCTAAGACGATACAGCGATTACTGCTTTTTGTTGCATTGAGCATGCTGTCTGTTTTGAATGCTGCGGCACAACAGCCCGTTCGGCTTGCTATAGCGGGGATCACACACGGGCATAGTGACTGGATCTATAACAGCAAGCACAACGCGGATATCGAAATTGTTGGTATTTATGAAACCAATGCAGACCGTATCCGGGAGTTCCGGGAGCGTTATAAACTGCCGGAAACGCTCTTCTATTCCGATCTGGGAAAAATGCTTGATGAAGTAAAGCCGGAAGGCGTAATGGCATTTGGCCCGGTTAACGAGCATATAACGGCAGTACGGGCAGGTGCGCCGCGCCGCATACCTGTAATGGTGGAAAAACCTTTGGCTACCACGTATAAGGATGCCCTGGAAATAGAGCGCCTGGCAAAGCAGTACGGGATAAAAGTATTGACGAATTTTGAGACCTCCTGGTACGCAAGCAATCAGTATGTTAGGGATTGTTATAAAGATGGCCGGCTGGGGCAGCTCCGGAAAGTGATCGTAAATGATGGGCATGAAGGGCCCTGGGCGATGAACCGTCATTTTGTTTCCTGGCTTACCGACCCGGTAAAGAACGGAGGCGGGGCGCTGACGGATTTTGGCTGTTATGGCGCCAATCTCATGACCTGGCTGATGGAAGGACAACGTCCGGTTTCTGTAACGGCAGTGACCCATCAGAACCGGCCGGACCGATATCCGAAAGTAGAAGATGAAGCAACCATTATCCTGCAATACCCGGAACTGCAGTGTGTGATCCAGGCTTCCTGGAGCTGGACCTTCAGCCGTAAGGATATGGAAGTTTACGGAACAAAGGGATATGCCATAGCGGTAGATGCTACAACGGTCAGGAGCCGCCTGAATGCAAAAGAGCCGGAAACCACGCAAAAACTGGCGCGCCGGCCGCCGCCGTTTGAAGATCCTTTTGCGGTTTTTGCAGGTGTGATAAGGGGAACCCTGAAACAGGACCCCGATGATCTGTATGAACTGCCGGTAAATGTTACGGTAGTGGAGATCCTGGATGCCGCCCGCACTTCAGCCAGAAGCGGAAAGACGGTCTATCTGAAATCGGGCACCGGCCTGGGAAAAACAACGATTAAATAAAAAACAGTATGGTTATTGATACGATTCAGAATGCCGCAAAATATGAAACGCTGCATTCATTATTTAAAAAAGCATTTGATTATATACGCCAGACGGATCTGGAACAGGCAGTCGCCGGTACTTATATCGTGGAGGCGGACGCAGTGAAGGCGATCGTTTCTGAAGCACCCGGAAAAACACAGGAGGCATCGCTGGAAAAGTTTGAATGCCACAATCAGTTTATCGATATTCAGTATGTGATCAGCGGTGTGGAACGGATCGGCTGGAAGCCGCGTCAAAACTGCCATACGCCGAATGGTGACTACAATCCTGAGAAAGATGTGCAATTCTATAAGGACGCACCGGATCTGTTTTTTACATTGAATTCCGGGCAGTTTGTTGTCTTTTTTCCTGAGGATGTGCATGCACCGATGATCGGAGATGCGGTGATTAAAAAATTAGTAATAAAAATAAAAGCATAAGTAGAAAATGGCCGTACAACAAACAATTAATACCATTATTGAACAGGGTATGCTGCCCCTGTATTTTAACGCGGATGAAAGCGTAAGTATTGAAGTGCTGCGTGCCTTACACCGGGCGGGCGTGCGCGCGG includes:
- the kduI gene encoding 5-dehydro-4-deoxy-D-glucuronate isomerase — its product is MNIRYEHSPQETKGMTSEQLRESFLVEDLMQADKLTLVYSFYDRLIVGGVKPVAKTVVLKNEEELKADFFLQRRELGIINVGGKGTVSVDGKKFSLEKLDCLYVGRGAKKVNFSSNGKKDPAVFYLLSAPAHQEYPTTKYTKEQAAPVTLGDITTSNKRTIYKYIHEEGIQSCQLVMGLTVLETGSVWNSVPPHTHTRRTEIYFYFDLPEDQRLFHMMGEPQQTRHIIMKNQEAVISPPWSMHFGCGTSNYGFIWGMAGENKQYTDMDPAPIKTLL
- a CDS encoding sugar kinase, giving the protein MSKKVVTLGEIMLRLSTPGFERFVQSDSFDVTYGGGEANVAVALSNYGLNGYFVSKVPDNAIGQAAINHLRRYGVNTDFVARGGDRLGIYFLETGASMRASQVIYDRAGAAIADADVNEFDFDKLLEGADWFHTTGITPALSDKAAALTEAALKAAKAKGITTSIDLNYRKKLWSKEKAREVMSELCKYVDVCIGNEEDAETTLGFKAKDTDITKGELNLEGYKDVIRQMKEKFNFKYIASSLRESYSASDNGWSALVSDGTDFYHTKKYNVRIVDRVGSGDSFASGLIYGLITGMSMADAAEFGVAASALKHTIPGDLNHATLSDVQGLMKGDASGRVQR
- a CDS encoding Gfo/Idh/MocA family protein; translated protein: MNTAKTIQRLLLFVALSMLSVLNAAAQQPVRLAIAGITHGHSDWIYNSKHNADIEIVGIYETNADRIREFRERYKLPETLFYSDLGKMLDEVKPEGVMAFGPVNEHITAVRAGAPRRIPVMVEKPLATTYKDALEIERLAKQYGIKVLTNFETSWYASNQYVRDCYKDGRLGQLRKVIVNDGHEGPWAMNRHFVSWLTDPVKNGGGALTDFGCYGANLMTWLMEGQRPVSVTAVTHQNRPDRYPKVEDEATIILQYPELQCVIQASWSWTFSRKDMEVYGTKGYAIAVDATTVRSRLNAKEPETTQKLARRPPPFEDPFAVFAGVIRGTLKQDPDDLYELPVNVTVVEILDAARTSARSGKTVYLKSGTGLGKTTIK
- a CDS encoding YhcH/YjgK/YiaL family protein; the protein is MVIDTIQNAAKYETLHSLFKKAFDYIRQTDLEQAVAGTYIVEADAVKAIVSEAPGKTQEASLEKFECHNQFIDIQYVISGVERIGWKPRQNCHTPNGDYNPEKDVQFYKDAPDLFFTLNSGQFVVFFPEDVHAPMIGDAVIKKLVIKIKA